A genomic region of Drosophila kikkawai strain 14028-0561.14 chromosome X, DkikHiC1v2, whole genome shotgun sequence contains the following coding sequences:
- the shi gene encoding dynamin isoform X2 → MDNLITIVNKLQDAFTSLGVHMQLDLPQIAVVGGQSAGKSSVLENFVGKDFLPRGSGIVTRRPLILQLINGVTEYGEFLHCKGKKFSSFDEIRKEIEDETDRVTGSNKGISNIPINLRVYSPHVLNLTLIDLPGLTKVAIGDQPVDIEHQIKQMIFQFIRKETCLILAVTPANTDLANSDALKLAKEVDPQGVRTIGVITKLDLMDEGTDARDILENKLLPLRRGYIGVVNRSQKDIEGRKDIHMALAAERKFFLSHPSYRHMADRLGTPYLQRVLNQQLTNHIRDTLPGLRDKLQKQMLTLEKEVEEFKHFQPGDASIKTKAMLQMIQQLQSDFERTIEGSGSALVNTNELSGGAKINRIFHERLRFEIVKMACDEKELRREISFAIRNIHGIRVGLFTPDMAFEAIVKRQIACLKEPVIKCVDLVVQELSVVVRMCTAKMSRYPRLREETERIITTHVRQREHSCKEQILLLIDFELAYMNTNHEDFIGFANAQNKSENANKTGTRQLGNQVIRKGHMVIQNLGIMKGGSRPYWFVLTSESISWYKDEDEKEKKFMLPLDGLKLRDIEQGFMSMSRRVTFALFSPDGRNVYKDYKQLELSCETVEDVESWKASFLRAGVYPEKQETQENGDESQSEESSSDPQLERQVETIRNLVDSYMKIVTKTTRDMVPKAIMMLIINNAKDFINGELLAHLYASGDQSQMMEESAESATRREEMLRMYRACKDALQIIGDVSMATVSSPLPPPVKNDWLPSGLDNPRLSPPSPGGPRKPAPTAQGSMGGRNPPLPPATGRPAPAIPNRPGGGAPPLPGGRPAGTLPPPMLPSRVSGALGGAITQQTGAHRYVPESMRGQVNQAVGQAAINELSNAFATRFK, encoded by the exons AATATGGCGAGTTCCTTCACTGCAAGGGCAAAAAGTTCTCCAGCTTCGATGAGATACGCAAGGAGATCGAAGATGAGACGGACCGTGTGACTGGCAGCAATAAAGGCATTTCGAACATTCCAATTAATCTGCGCGTTTACTCGCCGCATGTCCTCAATCTCACGCTGATCGATTTACCCGGATTAACCAAGGTGGCGATCGGTGATCAGCCCGTGGACATCGAGCATCAAATCAAGCAGATGATCTTCCAGTTTATACGGAAAGAGACATGCTTAATTCTGGCCGTGACGCCGGCCAACACAGATCTGGCCAATTCGGATGCGTTGAAGCTGGCCAAGGAGGTTGATCCGCAGGGCGTTCGCACCATTGGCGTTATAACCAAGCTAGATCTCATGGACGAGGGCACGGATGCGAGGGATATTCTCGAGAAcaagctgctgccgctgcgaCGCGGATATATTGGCGTAGTGAATCGGTCACAGAAGGATATCGAGGGACGCAAGGACATACACATGGCGCTGGCTGCCGAGCGCAAGTTCTTCCTAAGTCATCCATCGTACCGTCACATGGCCGATCGCCTGGGCACTCCCTACTTGCAGCGCGTCCTCAATCAGCAGCTTACCAACCATATAAGGGACACGTTGCCGGGCCTGCGGGATAAATTGCAGAAGCAGATGCTGACCTTGGAGAAGGAGGTCGAGGAGTTTAAGCATTTCCAGCCTGGCGATGCCAGCATCAAAACCAAGGCCATGCTCCA AATGATTCAGCAGTTGCAATCGGACTTTGAGCGAACCATCGAGGGCAGCGGCTCCGCCTTGGTCAACACCAATGAGCTCTCTGGCGGCGCCAAAATTAATCGCATTTTTCATGAACG TCTACGCTTTGAGATTGTAAAGATGGCCTGCGACGAGAAGGAGCTGCGGCGCGAGATCTCATTTGCCATTCGCAATATTCATGGTATTCGTGTCGGTCTCTTCACGCCCGATATGGCCTTTGAGGCGATTGTCAAGCGGCAAATAGCATGTCTCAAGGAGCCGGTCATTAAGTGTGTCGATCTAGTTGTGCAGGAATTGTCGGTGGTTGTCCGTATGTGCACAGCCAAG ATGAGCCGATACCCACGCTTGCGGGAGGAAACGGAGCGTATTATTACCACGCATGTCCGCCAACGGGAGCACAGTTGCAAGGAGCAAATCCTGCTGCTCATCGACTTTGAGCTGGCCTACATGAATACCAATCATGAGGATTTCATTGGCTTTGCTAA cgcCCAAAACAAATCGGAGAATGCTAATAAAACCGGTACGCGTCAGCTTGGTAATCAAGTCATACGCAAGGGTCACATGGTTATACAAAATCTTGGCATTATGAAAG GCGGATCGCGGCCTTATTGGTTTGTGTTAACATCCGAGAGTATCTCCTGGTATAAGGACGAGGAtgagaaagaaaagaaatttaTGCTGCCGTTGGATGGTTTAAAGTTGCGCGATATTGAACAGGGCTTTATGTCAATGTCTAGACGTGTCACATTTGCTTTATTTAGTCCCGATGGACGTAATGTTTATAAG GACTACAAACAACTGGAGTTGTCCTGCGAGACAGTCGAGGATGTTGAGTCGTGGAAAGCATCCTTCCTCCGAGCCGGTGTCTATCCAGAAAAGCAGGAGACCCAAGAGAATGGGGATGAG TCGCAGAGCGAGGAGAGTTCCTCCGATCCACAGCTGGAACGCCAGGTGGAGACCATACGCAACTTGGTTGATTCGTACATGAAGATCGTAACGAAGACCACCCGCGATATGGTGCCCAAGGCCATTATGATGCTGATCATCAACAATGCCAAGGACTTTATCAACGGCGAGCTGCTGGCCCATCTCTATGCGTCCGGTGATCAG TCACAAATGATGGAAGAGTCGGCTGAATCGGCCACGCGACGAGAAGAAATGCTGCGAATGTACCGGGCCTGTAAGGATGCCTTGCAGATTATTg GGGACGTATCCATGGCAACTGTATCATCGCCATTGCCACCTCCGGTAAAGAATGACTGGCTGCCCAGCGGCCTGGATAATCCACGGCTCTCCCCACCAAGTCCGGGCGGTCCTCGTAAGCCAGCTCCTACCGCACAG GGCTCTATGGGTGGACGAAATCCCCCATTGCCGCCAGCTACTGGTCGTCCAGCTCCAGCGATTCCAAATAGACCAGGAGGCGGTGCACCGCCACTACCTGGTGGTCGACCAGCCGGCACGTTGCCACCACCAATGCTACCATC TCGCGTCTCTGGAGCTCTCGGCGGTGCCATAACGCAGCAGACGGGCGCCCATCGCTATGTGCCGGAGAGCATGCGTGGTCAGGTGAACCAAGCTGTTGGCCAGGCGGCTATCAATGAACTGTCCAATGCCTTTGCTACGCGGTTCAAGTAA
- the shi gene encoding dynamin isoform X3 — MDNLITIVNKLQDAFTSLGVHMQLDLPQIAVVGGQSAGKSSVLENFVGKDFLPRGSGIVTRRPLILQLINGVTEYGEFLHCKGKKFSSFDEIRKEIEDETDRVTGSNKGISNIPINLRVYSPHVLNLTLIDLPGLTKVAIGDQPVDIEHQIKQMIFQFIRKETCLILAVTPANTDLANSDALKLAKEVDPQGVRTIGVITKLDLMDEGTDARDILENKLLPLRRGYIGVVNRSQKDIEGRKDIHMALAAERKFFLSHPSYRHMADRLGTPYLQRVLNQQLTNHIRDTLPGLRDKLQKQMLTLEKEVEEFKHFQPGDASIKTKAMLQMIQQLQSDFERTIEGSGSALVNTNELSGGAKINRIFHERLRFEIVKMACDEKELRREISFAIRNIHGIRVGLFTPDMAFEAIVKRQIACLKEPVIKCVDLVVQELSVVVRMCTAKMSRYPRLREETERIITTHVRQREHSCKEQILLLIDFELAYMNTNHEDFIGFANAQNKSENANKTGTRQLGNQVIRKGHMVIQNLGIMKGGSRPYWFVLTSESISWYKDEDEKEKKFMLPLDGLKLRDIEQGFMSMSRRVTFALFSPDGRNVYKDYKQLELSCETVEDVESWKASFLRAGVYPEKQETQENGDEEGQESQSEESSSDPQLERQVETIRNLVDSYMKIVTKTTRDMVPKAIMMLIINNAKDFINGELLAHLYASGDQSQMMEESAESATRREEMLRMYRACKDALQIIGDVSMATVSSPLPPPVKNDWLPSGLDNPRLSPPSPGGPRKPAPTAQGSMGGRNPPLPPATGRPAPAIPNRPGGGAPPLPGGRPAGTLPPPMLPSFGKEEASEQIKRGFKRYDACLVA, encoded by the exons AATATGGCGAGTTCCTTCACTGCAAGGGCAAAAAGTTCTCCAGCTTCGATGAGATACGCAAGGAGATCGAAGATGAGACGGACCGTGTGACTGGCAGCAATAAAGGCATTTCGAACATTCCAATTAATCTGCGCGTTTACTCGCCGCATGTCCTCAATCTCACGCTGATCGATTTACCCGGATTAACCAAGGTGGCGATCGGTGATCAGCCCGTGGACATCGAGCATCAAATCAAGCAGATGATCTTCCAGTTTATACGGAAAGAGACATGCTTAATTCTGGCCGTGACGCCGGCCAACACAGATCTGGCCAATTCGGATGCGTTGAAGCTGGCCAAGGAGGTTGATCCGCAGGGCGTTCGCACCATTGGCGTTATAACCAAGCTAGATCTCATGGACGAGGGCACGGATGCGAGGGATATTCTCGAGAAcaagctgctgccgctgcgaCGCGGATATATTGGCGTAGTGAATCGGTCACAGAAGGATATCGAGGGACGCAAGGACATACACATGGCGCTGGCTGCCGAGCGCAAGTTCTTCCTAAGTCATCCATCGTACCGTCACATGGCCGATCGCCTGGGCACTCCCTACTTGCAGCGCGTCCTCAATCAGCAGCTTACCAACCATATAAGGGACACGTTGCCGGGCCTGCGGGATAAATTGCAGAAGCAGATGCTGACCTTGGAGAAGGAGGTCGAGGAGTTTAAGCATTTCCAGCCTGGCGATGCCAGCATCAAAACCAAGGCCATGCTCCA AATGATTCAGCAGTTGCAATCGGACTTTGAGCGAACCATCGAGGGCAGCGGCTCCGCCTTGGTCAACACCAATGAGCTCTCTGGCGGCGCCAAAATTAATCGCATTTTTCATGAACG TCTACGCTTTGAGATTGTAAAGATGGCCTGCGACGAGAAGGAGCTGCGGCGCGAGATCTCATTTGCCATTCGCAATATTCATGGTATTCGTGTCGGTCTCTTCACGCCCGATATGGCCTTTGAGGCGATTGTCAAGCGGCAAATAGCATGTCTCAAGGAGCCGGTCATTAAGTGTGTCGATCTAGTTGTGCAGGAATTGTCGGTGGTTGTCCGTATGTGCACAGCCAAG ATGAGCCGATACCCACGCTTGCGGGAGGAAACGGAGCGTATTATTACCACGCATGTCCGCCAACGGGAGCACAGTTGCAAGGAGCAAATCCTGCTGCTCATCGACTTTGAGCTGGCCTACATGAATACCAATCATGAGGATTTCATTGGCTTTGCTAA cgcCCAAAACAAATCGGAGAATGCTAATAAAACCGGTACGCGTCAGCTTGGTAATCAAGTCATACGCAAGGGTCACATGGTTATACAAAATCTTGGCATTATGAAAG GCGGATCGCGGCCTTATTGGTTTGTGTTAACATCCGAGAGTATCTCCTGGTATAAGGACGAGGAtgagaaagaaaagaaatttaTGCTGCCGTTGGATGGTTTAAAGTTGCGCGATATTGAACAGGGCTTTATGTCAATGTCTAGACGTGTCACATTTGCTTTATTTAGTCCCGATGGACGTAATGTTTATAAG GACTACAAACAACTGGAGTTGTCCTGCGAGACAGTCGAGGATGTTGAGTCGTGGAAAGCATCCTTCCTCCGAGCCGGTGTCTATCCAGAAAAGCAGGAGACCCAAGAGAATGGGGATGAG GAAGGACAAGAG TCGCAGAGCGAGGAGAGTTCCTCCGATCCACAGCTGGAACGCCAGGTGGAGACCATACGCAACTTGGTTGATTCGTACATGAAGATCGTAACGAAGACCACCCGCGATATGGTGCCCAAGGCCATTATGATGCTGATCATCAACAATGCCAAGGACTTTATCAACGGCGAGCTGCTGGCCCATCTCTATGCGTCCGGTGATCAG TCACAAATGATGGAAGAGTCGGCTGAATCGGCCACGCGACGAGAAGAAATGCTGCGAATGTACCGGGCCTGTAAGGATGCCTTGCAGATTATTg GGGACGTATCCATGGCAACTGTATCATCGCCATTGCCACCTCCGGTAAAGAATGACTGGCTGCCCAGCGGCCTGGATAATCCACGGCTCTCCCCACCAAGTCCGGGCGGTCCTCGTAAGCCAGCTCCTACCGCACAG GGCTCTATGGGTGGACGAAATCCCCCATTGCCGCCAGCTACTGGTCGTCCAGCTCCAGCGATTCCAAATAGACCAGGAGGCGGTGCACCGCCACTACCTGGTGGTCGACCAGCCGGCACGTTGCCACCACCAATGCTACCATC ATTCGGCAAGGAAGAAGCAAGTGAGCAAATAAAAAGGGGTTTCAAGCGTTACGATGCTTGCTTGGTGGCATAA
- the shi gene encoding dynamin isoform X1, with the protein MDNLITIVNKLQDAFTSLGVHMQLDLPQIAVVGGQSAGKSSVLENFVGKDFLPRGSGIVTRRPLILQLINGVTEYGEFLHCKGKKFSSFDEIRKEIEDETDRVTGSNKGISNIPINLRVYSPHVLNLTLIDLPGLTKVAIGDQPVDIEHQIKQMIFQFIRKETCLILAVTPANTDLANSDALKLAKEVDPQGVRTIGVITKLDLMDEGTDARDILENKLLPLRRGYIGVVNRSQKDIEGRKDIHMALAAERKFFLSHPSYRHMADRLGTPYLQRVLNQQLTNHIRDTLPGLRDKLQKQMLTLEKEVEEFKHFQPGDASIKTKAMLQMIQQLQSDFERTIEGSGSALVNTNELSGGAKINRIFHERLRFEIVKMACDEKELRREISFAIRNIHGIRVGLFTPDMAFEAIVKRQIACLKEPVIKCVDLVVQELSVVVRMCTAKMSRYPRLREETERIITTHVRQREHSCKEQILLLIDFELAYMNTNHEDFIGFANAQNKSENANKTGTRQLGNQVIRKGHMVIQNLGIMKGGSRPYWFVLTSESISWYKDEDEKEKKFMLPLDGLKLRDIEQGFMSMSRRVTFALFSPDGRNVYKDYKQLELSCETVEDVESWKASFLRAGVYPEKQETQENGDEEGQESQSEESSSDPQLERQVETIRNLVDSYMKIVTKTTRDMVPKAIMMLIINNAKDFINGELLAHLYASGDQSQMMEESAESATRREEMLRMYRACKDALQIIGDVSMATVSSPLPPPVKNDWLPSGLDNPRLSPPSPGGPRKPAPTAQGSMGGRNPPLPPATGRPAPAIPNRPGGGAPPLPGGRPAGTLPPPMLPSRVSGALGGAITQQTGAHRYVPESMRGQVNQAVGQAAINELSNAFATRFK; encoded by the exons AATATGGCGAGTTCCTTCACTGCAAGGGCAAAAAGTTCTCCAGCTTCGATGAGATACGCAAGGAGATCGAAGATGAGACGGACCGTGTGACTGGCAGCAATAAAGGCATTTCGAACATTCCAATTAATCTGCGCGTTTACTCGCCGCATGTCCTCAATCTCACGCTGATCGATTTACCCGGATTAACCAAGGTGGCGATCGGTGATCAGCCCGTGGACATCGAGCATCAAATCAAGCAGATGATCTTCCAGTTTATACGGAAAGAGACATGCTTAATTCTGGCCGTGACGCCGGCCAACACAGATCTGGCCAATTCGGATGCGTTGAAGCTGGCCAAGGAGGTTGATCCGCAGGGCGTTCGCACCATTGGCGTTATAACCAAGCTAGATCTCATGGACGAGGGCACGGATGCGAGGGATATTCTCGAGAAcaagctgctgccgctgcgaCGCGGATATATTGGCGTAGTGAATCGGTCACAGAAGGATATCGAGGGACGCAAGGACATACACATGGCGCTGGCTGCCGAGCGCAAGTTCTTCCTAAGTCATCCATCGTACCGTCACATGGCCGATCGCCTGGGCACTCCCTACTTGCAGCGCGTCCTCAATCAGCAGCTTACCAACCATATAAGGGACACGTTGCCGGGCCTGCGGGATAAATTGCAGAAGCAGATGCTGACCTTGGAGAAGGAGGTCGAGGAGTTTAAGCATTTCCAGCCTGGCGATGCCAGCATCAAAACCAAGGCCATGCTCCA AATGATTCAGCAGTTGCAATCGGACTTTGAGCGAACCATCGAGGGCAGCGGCTCCGCCTTGGTCAACACCAATGAGCTCTCTGGCGGCGCCAAAATTAATCGCATTTTTCATGAACG TCTACGCTTTGAGATTGTAAAGATGGCCTGCGACGAGAAGGAGCTGCGGCGCGAGATCTCATTTGCCATTCGCAATATTCATGGTATTCGTGTCGGTCTCTTCACGCCCGATATGGCCTTTGAGGCGATTGTCAAGCGGCAAATAGCATGTCTCAAGGAGCCGGTCATTAAGTGTGTCGATCTAGTTGTGCAGGAATTGTCGGTGGTTGTCCGTATGTGCACAGCCAAG ATGAGCCGATACCCACGCTTGCGGGAGGAAACGGAGCGTATTATTACCACGCATGTCCGCCAACGGGAGCACAGTTGCAAGGAGCAAATCCTGCTGCTCATCGACTTTGAGCTGGCCTACATGAATACCAATCATGAGGATTTCATTGGCTTTGCTAA cgcCCAAAACAAATCGGAGAATGCTAATAAAACCGGTACGCGTCAGCTTGGTAATCAAGTCATACGCAAGGGTCACATGGTTATACAAAATCTTGGCATTATGAAAG GCGGATCGCGGCCTTATTGGTTTGTGTTAACATCCGAGAGTATCTCCTGGTATAAGGACGAGGAtgagaaagaaaagaaatttaTGCTGCCGTTGGATGGTTTAAAGTTGCGCGATATTGAACAGGGCTTTATGTCAATGTCTAGACGTGTCACATTTGCTTTATTTAGTCCCGATGGACGTAATGTTTATAAG GACTACAAACAACTGGAGTTGTCCTGCGAGACAGTCGAGGATGTTGAGTCGTGGAAAGCATCCTTCCTCCGAGCCGGTGTCTATCCAGAAAAGCAGGAGACCCAAGAGAATGGGGATGAG GAAGGACAAGAG TCGCAGAGCGAGGAGAGTTCCTCCGATCCACAGCTGGAACGCCAGGTGGAGACCATACGCAACTTGGTTGATTCGTACATGAAGATCGTAACGAAGACCACCCGCGATATGGTGCCCAAGGCCATTATGATGCTGATCATCAACAATGCCAAGGACTTTATCAACGGCGAGCTGCTGGCCCATCTCTATGCGTCCGGTGATCAG TCACAAATGATGGAAGAGTCGGCTGAATCGGCCACGCGACGAGAAGAAATGCTGCGAATGTACCGGGCCTGTAAGGATGCCTTGCAGATTATTg GGGACGTATCCATGGCAACTGTATCATCGCCATTGCCACCTCCGGTAAAGAATGACTGGCTGCCCAGCGGCCTGGATAATCCACGGCTCTCCCCACCAAGTCCGGGCGGTCCTCGTAAGCCAGCTCCTACCGCACAG GGCTCTATGGGTGGACGAAATCCCCCATTGCCGCCAGCTACTGGTCGTCCAGCTCCAGCGATTCCAAATAGACCAGGAGGCGGTGCACCGCCACTACCTGGTGGTCGACCAGCCGGCACGTTGCCACCACCAATGCTACCATC TCGCGTCTCTGGAGCTCTCGGCGGTGCCATAACGCAGCAGACGGGCGCCCATCGCTATGTGCCGGAGAGCATGCGTGGTCAGGTGAACCAAGCTGTTGGCCAGGCGGCTATCAATGAACTGTCCAATGCCTTTGCTACGCGGTTCAAGTAA
- the shi gene encoding dynamin isoform X4: MDNLITIVNKLQDAFTSLGVHMQLDLPQIAVVGGQSAGKSSVLENFVGKDFLPRGSGIVTRRPLILQLINGVTEYGEFLHCKGKKFSSFDEIRKEIEDETDRVTGSNKGISNIPINLRVYSPHVLNLTLIDLPGLTKVAIGDQPVDIEHQIKQMIFQFIRKETCLILAVTPANTDLANSDALKLAKEVDPQGVRTIGVITKLDLMDEGTDARDILENKLLPLRRGYIGVVNRSQKDIEGRKDIHMALAAERKFFLSHPSYRHMADRLGTPYLQRVLNQQLTNHIRDTLPGLRDKLQKQMLTLEKEVEEFKHFQPGDASIKTKAMLQMIQQLQSDFERTIEGSGSALVNTNELSGGAKINRIFHERLRFEIVKMACDEKELRREISFAIRNIHGIRVGLFTPDMAFEAIVKRQIACLKEPVIKCVDLVVQELSVVVRMCTAKMSRYPRLREETERIITTHVRQREHSCKEQILLLIDFELAYMNTNHEDFIGFANAQNKSENANKTGTRQLGNQVIRKGHMVIQNLGIMKGGSRPYWFVLTSESISWYKDEDEKEKKFMLPLDGLKLRDIEQGFMSMSRRVTFALFSPDGRNVYKDYKQLELSCETVEDVESWKASFLRAGVYPEKQETQENGDEEGQESQSEESSSDPQLERQVETIRNLVDSYMKIVTKTTRDMVPKAIMMLIINNAKDFINGELLAHLYASGDQSQMMEESAESATRREEMLRMYRACKDALQIIGDVSMATVSSPLPPPVKNDWLPSGLDNPRLSPPSPGGPRKPAPTAQGSMGGRNPPLPPATGRPAPAIPNRPGGGAPPLPGGRPAGTLPPPMLPSRR; encoded by the exons AATATGGCGAGTTCCTTCACTGCAAGGGCAAAAAGTTCTCCAGCTTCGATGAGATACGCAAGGAGATCGAAGATGAGACGGACCGTGTGACTGGCAGCAATAAAGGCATTTCGAACATTCCAATTAATCTGCGCGTTTACTCGCCGCATGTCCTCAATCTCACGCTGATCGATTTACCCGGATTAACCAAGGTGGCGATCGGTGATCAGCCCGTGGACATCGAGCATCAAATCAAGCAGATGATCTTCCAGTTTATACGGAAAGAGACATGCTTAATTCTGGCCGTGACGCCGGCCAACACAGATCTGGCCAATTCGGATGCGTTGAAGCTGGCCAAGGAGGTTGATCCGCAGGGCGTTCGCACCATTGGCGTTATAACCAAGCTAGATCTCATGGACGAGGGCACGGATGCGAGGGATATTCTCGAGAAcaagctgctgccgctgcgaCGCGGATATATTGGCGTAGTGAATCGGTCACAGAAGGATATCGAGGGACGCAAGGACATACACATGGCGCTGGCTGCCGAGCGCAAGTTCTTCCTAAGTCATCCATCGTACCGTCACATGGCCGATCGCCTGGGCACTCCCTACTTGCAGCGCGTCCTCAATCAGCAGCTTACCAACCATATAAGGGACACGTTGCCGGGCCTGCGGGATAAATTGCAGAAGCAGATGCTGACCTTGGAGAAGGAGGTCGAGGAGTTTAAGCATTTCCAGCCTGGCGATGCCAGCATCAAAACCAAGGCCATGCTCCA AATGATTCAGCAGTTGCAATCGGACTTTGAGCGAACCATCGAGGGCAGCGGCTCCGCCTTGGTCAACACCAATGAGCTCTCTGGCGGCGCCAAAATTAATCGCATTTTTCATGAACG TCTACGCTTTGAGATTGTAAAGATGGCCTGCGACGAGAAGGAGCTGCGGCGCGAGATCTCATTTGCCATTCGCAATATTCATGGTATTCGTGTCGGTCTCTTCACGCCCGATATGGCCTTTGAGGCGATTGTCAAGCGGCAAATAGCATGTCTCAAGGAGCCGGTCATTAAGTGTGTCGATCTAGTTGTGCAGGAATTGTCGGTGGTTGTCCGTATGTGCACAGCCAAG ATGAGCCGATACCCACGCTTGCGGGAGGAAACGGAGCGTATTATTACCACGCATGTCCGCCAACGGGAGCACAGTTGCAAGGAGCAAATCCTGCTGCTCATCGACTTTGAGCTGGCCTACATGAATACCAATCATGAGGATTTCATTGGCTTTGCTAA cgcCCAAAACAAATCGGAGAATGCTAATAAAACCGGTACGCGTCAGCTTGGTAATCAAGTCATACGCAAGGGTCACATGGTTATACAAAATCTTGGCATTATGAAAG GCGGATCGCGGCCTTATTGGTTTGTGTTAACATCCGAGAGTATCTCCTGGTATAAGGACGAGGAtgagaaagaaaagaaatttaTGCTGCCGTTGGATGGTTTAAAGTTGCGCGATATTGAACAGGGCTTTATGTCAATGTCTAGACGTGTCACATTTGCTTTATTTAGTCCCGATGGACGTAATGTTTATAAG GACTACAAACAACTGGAGTTGTCCTGCGAGACAGTCGAGGATGTTGAGTCGTGGAAAGCATCCTTCCTCCGAGCCGGTGTCTATCCAGAAAAGCAGGAGACCCAAGAGAATGGGGATGAG GAAGGACAAGAG TCGCAGAGCGAGGAGAGTTCCTCCGATCCACAGCTGGAACGCCAGGTGGAGACCATACGCAACTTGGTTGATTCGTACATGAAGATCGTAACGAAGACCACCCGCGATATGGTGCCCAAGGCCATTATGATGCTGATCATCAACAATGCCAAGGACTTTATCAACGGCGAGCTGCTGGCCCATCTCTATGCGTCCGGTGATCAG TCACAAATGATGGAAGAGTCGGCTGAATCGGCCACGCGACGAGAAGAAATGCTGCGAATGTACCGGGCCTGTAAGGATGCCTTGCAGATTATTg GGGACGTATCCATGGCAACTGTATCATCGCCATTGCCACCTCCGGTAAAGAATGACTGGCTGCCCAGCGGCCTGGATAATCCACGGCTCTCCCCACCAAGTCCGGGCGGTCCTCGTAAGCCAGCTCCTACCGCACAG GGCTCTATGGGTGGACGAAATCCCCCATTGCCGCCAGCTACTGGTCGTCCAGCTCCAGCGATTCCAAATAGACCAGGAGGCGGTGCACCGCCACTACCTGGTGGTCGACCAGCCGGCACGTTGCCACCACCAATGCTACCATC ACGTCGTTAA